The following proteins are co-located in the Toxotes jaculatrix isolate fToxJac2 chromosome 9, fToxJac2.pri, whole genome shotgun sequence genome:
- the LOC121187793 gene encoding alpha-actinin-4-like isoform X1, whose translation MVDYHAANNQSSAGGAQTYMEQENDWDRDLLLDPAWEKQQRKTFTAWCNSHLRKAGTQIENIEEDFRDGLKLMLLLEVISGERLPKPERGKMRVHKINNVNKALDFIASKGVKLVSIGAEEIVDGNAKMTLGMIWTIILRFAIQDISVEETSAKEGLLLWCQRKTAPYKNVNVQNFHISWKDGLAFNALIHRHRPDLIDYDSLRKDDPVTNLNNAFEVAEKHLDIPKMLDAEDIVNTARPDEKAIMTYVSSFYHAFSGAQKAETAANRICKVLAVNQENEQMMEDYEKLASDLLEWIRRTIPWLENRTQEKTVNDMQAKQEDFRDYRCVHKPPKVQEKCQLEISFNTLQTKLRLSNRPAFMPSEGRMVSDINGAWHTLEGAEKGYEEWILSEIRRLERLEHLAEKFHQKAAIHESWTDGKEAMLTQKDYETSTLSEVKALLRKHEAFESDLAAHQDRVEQIAAIAQELNELDYYDSASVNARCQKICDQWDVLGALTQSRKESLERTEKQLESIDELYLEYAKRAAPFNNWMEGAMEDLQDMFIVHNIEEIQGLITAHEQFKSTLSEANKEREAIQSIQAEVQKIAQSNGIKLSGSNPYTTITPESIDSKWEKAMAMVPLRDNALQDELNKQNSNDTLRATFATQANTVGAYIQEKMEEIGRISIEMNGTLEDQLTNLKEYQKSIMSYMPEINKLEGFHQLIQEALIFDNQYTSYTMEHLRVGWEQLLTTIARTINEVENQILTRDAKGISQEQLYEYRASFNHFDKDHSGALMAEEFKACLISLGYDVENDKQGDGEFARIMGIVDPNGSGAVTFQAFIDFMSTETTDTDTADQVIASFKILAADKNYITADELRRELPPDQAEYCISRMAPYTGPDAVPGALDYMSFSTALYGESDL comes from the exons ACTTTCACGGCGTGGTGTAACTCCCACCTGCGGAAGGCCGGCACGCAGATCGAAAACATCGAGGAGGACTTCAGGGATGGGCTGAAActcatgctgctgctggaggtcaTCTCAG gcGAGCGGTTACCCAAGCCTGAGCGAGGCAAGATGAGGGTCCACAAAATCAACAACGTGAACAAAGCCCTGGACTTCATTGCCAGCAAGGGAGTGAAACTGGTCTCTATTGGAGCAGAGG aaattGTGGATGGAAATGCCAAGATGACCCTGGGAATGATCTGGACCATCATCCTCCGCTTTGCCATCCAGGACATCTCTGTAGAAG AGACGTCTGCGAAGGAGGGTCTTCTGTTGTGGTGCCAGAGGAAGACTGCTCCCTACAAGAATGTCAATGTGCAGAACTTCCACATTag CTGGAAGGACGGTCTCGCCTTCAACGCTCTgatccacagacacagacctgaTCTCATCGATTACGACAGCCTCAGaaag GACGACCCAGTGACCAACCTGAACAACGCCTTTGAGGTGGCTGAGAAGCACCTGGATATCCCCAAGATGCTGGACGCAGAAG ACATTGTGAACACTGCTCGTCCAGATGAGAAAGCCATAATGACTTATGTGTCCAGTTTCTACCATGCCTTCTCTGGAGCACAGAAG GCTGAGACAGCCGCAAACCGTATCTGCAAAGTCCTGGCTGTCAACCAGGAGAACGAGCAAATGATGGAGGACTACGAGAAGCTGGCCAGCGAC ctgCTGGAGTGGATCCGCCGGACCATCCCCTGGCTGGAGAACCGAACCCAGGAGAAGACTGTCAATGATATGCAGGCGAAACAGGAGGACTTCAGAGACTACCGCTGTGTCCACAAACCACCAAAG gtcCAAGAGAAATGTCAGCTGGAGATCAGCTTCAACACTCTGCAGACTAAACTGAGACTCAGCAACAGACCTGCCTTCATGCCATCAGAAGGACGCATGGTGTCT GATATCAACGGAGCATGGCACACTCTGGAAGGAGCAGAAAAAGGCTACGAGGAGTGGATTCTCAGCGAGATCAGACGTCTGGAGAGACTGGAACACCTGGCAGAGAAGTTCCACCAGAAGGCTGCCATCCACGAGTCCTGGACCGATG gtaAGGAGGCCATGCTGACCCAGAAAGACTATGAGACTTCCACCCTGTCAGAAGTCAAGGCGTTGCTACGGAAACACGAGGCCTTTGAGAGCGACCTGGCAGCCCATCAGGACAGAGTGGAGCAGATCGCCGCCATCGCACAGGAGCTCAA CGAGTTGGACTATTACGACTCCGCCAGCGTCAACGCTCGCTGTCAGAAGATCTGTGATCAGTGGGACGTCCTGGGAGCCCTCACCCAGAGCCGCAAGGAGTCCCTGGAG aggacagagaagcaGCTGGAGTCCATAGATGAGCTTTACCTGGAGTACGCCAAGAGAGCGGCACCTTTCAACAACTGGATGGAGGGAGCCATGGAGGACCTGCAGGACATGTTCATTGTCCACAATATTGAGGAGATTCAGGGTCTGATCACAGCCCACGAGCAGTTCAAGTCCACCCTGTCGGAGGCCAACAAGGAGCGGGAGGCCATCCAGTCCATCCAGGCCGAGGTGCAGAAGATCGCCCAGAGCAACGGCATCAAGCTGAGCGGATCAAACCCCTACACCACCATCACACCTGAGAGCATCGACAGCAAATGGGAAAAG GCGATGGCCATGGTGCCTCTGCGTGACAACGCCCTGCAGGATGAGCTTAACAAGCAGAACTCCAACGACACTCTGAGAGCCACGTTCGCCACTCAGGCCAACACGGTCGGAGCCTACATACAGGAGAAGATGGAG gaaaTTGGCAGGATATCCATTGAAATGAACGGCACTCTGGAGGACCAGCTGACCAATCTGAAGGAGTACCAGAAGAGCATCATGTCTTACATGCCTGAAATCAACAAGCTGGAGGGATTCCACCAGCTCATCCAGGAGGCCCTCATCTTCGACAACCAGTACACGTCCTACACAatggag CACCTCCGTGTGGGCTGGGAACAGCTGCTGACCACTATCGCCAGAACAATCAATGAGGTCGAGAACCAGATCCTGACACGTGACGCCAAGGGCATCAGCCAGGAGCAGCTCTACGAGTACCGCGCCTCCTTCAACCACTTTGACAAG GACCACAGTGGGGCCCTGATGGCTGAGGAGTTCAAGGCCTGTTTGATCAGTCTGGGCTACGATGTGGAGAACGACAAGCAG GGCGATGGCGAGTTTGCTCGGATCATGGGCATAGTGGACCCCAACGGCAGCGGCGCAGTCACCTTCCAGGCCTTCATTGACTTCATGTCCACGGAAACGACAGACACGGACACCGCAGACCAGGTCATCGCCTCCTTCAAGATCCTGGCCGCTGATAAG AACTACATCACGGCCGATGAGCTGAGGAGGGAGCTCCCCCCCGACCAGGCAGAGTACTGCATCAGCCGCATGGCGCCCTACACAGGGCCTGACGCCGTACCCGGAGCCTTGGACTACATGTCCTTCTCCACCGCCCTGTACGGAGAGAGCGACCTCTAG
- the LOC121187793 gene encoding alpha-actinin-4-like isoform X2, translating to MVDYHAANNQSSAGGAQTYMEQENDWDRDLLLDPAWEKQQRKTFTAWCNSHLRKAGTQIENIEEDFRDGLKLMLLLEVISGERLPKPERGKMRVHKINNVNKALDFIASKGVKLVSIGAEEIVDGNAKMTLGMIWTIILRFAIQDISVEETSAKEGLLLWCQRKTAPYKNVNVQNFHISWKDGLAFNALIHRHRPDLIDYDSLRKDDPVTNLNNAFEVAEKHLDIPKMLDAEDIVGTLRPDEKAIMTYVSCFYHAFSGAQKAETAANRICKVLAVNQENEQMMEDYEKLASDLLEWIRRTIPWLENRTQEKTVNDMQAKQEDFRDYRCVHKPPKVQEKCQLEISFNTLQTKLRLSNRPAFMPSEGRMVSDINGAWHTLEGAEKGYEEWILSEIRRLERLEHLAEKFHQKAAIHESWTDGKEAMLTQKDYETSTLSEVKALLRKHEAFESDLAAHQDRVEQIAAIAQELNELDYYDSASVNARCQKICDQWDVLGALTQSRKESLERTEKQLESIDELYLEYAKRAAPFNNWMEGAMEDLQDMFIVHNIEEIQGLITAHEQFKSTLSEANKEREAIQSIQAEVQKIAQSNGIKLSGSNPYTTITPESIDSKWEKAMAMVPLRDNALQDELNKQNSNDTLRATFATQANTVGAYIQEKMEEIGRISIEMNGTLEDQLTNLKEYQKSIMSYMPEINKLEGFHQLIQEALIFDNQYTSYTMEHLRVGWEQLLTTIARTINEVENQILTRDAKGISQEQLYEYRASFNHFDKDHSGALMAEEFKACLISLGYDVENDKQGDGEFARIMGIVDPNGSGAVTFQAFIDFMSTETTDTDTADQVIASFKILAADKNYITADELRRELPPDQAEYCISRMAPYTGPDAVPGALDYMSFSTALYGESDL from the exons ACTTTCACGGCGTGGTGTAACTCCCACCTGCGGAAGGCCGGCACGCAGATCGAAAACATCGAGGAGGACTTCAGGGATGGGCTGAAActcatgctgctgctggaggtcaTCTCAG gcGAGCGGTTACCCAAGCCTGAGCGAGGCAAGATGAGGGTCCACAAAATCAACAACGTGAACAAAGCCCTGGACTTCATTGCCAGCAAGGGAGTGAAACTGGTCTCTATTGGAGCAGAGG aaattGTGGATGGAAATGCCAAGATGACCCTGGGAATGATCTGGACCATCATCCTCCGCTTTGCCATCCAGGACATCTCTGTAGAAG AGACGTCTGCGAAGGAGGGTCTTCTGTTGTGGTGCCAGAGGAAGACTGCTCCCTACAAGAATGTCAATGTGCAGAACTTCCACATTag CTGGAAGGACGGTCTCGCCTTCAACGCTCTgatccacagacacagacctgaTCTCATCGATTACGACAGCCTCAGaaag GACGACCCAGTGACCAACCTGAACAACGCCTTTGAGGTGGCTGAGAAGCACCTGGATATCCCCAAGATGCTGGACGCAGAAG ACATCGTGGGTACGCTGAGGCCGGATGAGAAGGCCATAATGACCTATGTATCCTGCTTCTATCATGCCTTCTCTGGTGCACAGAAG GCTGAGACAGCCGCAAACCGTATCTGCAAAGTCCTGGCTGTCAACCAGGAGAACGAGCAAATGATGGAGGACTACGAGAAGCTGGCCAGCGAC ctgCTGGAGTGGATCCGCCGGACCATCCCCTGGCTGGAGAACCGAACCCAGGAGAAGACTGTCAATGATATGCAGGCGAAACAGGAGGACTTCAGAGACTACCGCTGTGTCCACAAACCACCAAAG gtcCAAGAGAAATGTCAGCTGGAGATCAGCTTCAACACTCTGCAGACTAAACTGAGACTCAGCAACAGACCTGCCTTCATGCCATCAGAAGGACGCATGGTGTCT GATATCAACGGAGCATGGCACACTCTGGAAGGAGCAGAAAAAGGCTACGAGGAGTGGATTCTCAGCGAGATCAGACGTCTGGAGAGACTGGAACACCTGGCAGAGAAGTTCCACCAGAAGGCTGCCATCCACGAGTCCTGGACCGATG gtaAGGAGGCCATGCTGACCCAGAAAGACTATGAGACTTCCACCCTGTCAGAAGTCAAGGCGTTGCTACGGAAACACGAGGCCTTTGAGAGCGACCTGGCAGCCCATCAGGACAGAGTGGAGCAGATCGCCGCCATCGCACAGGAGCTCAA CGAGTTGGACTATTACGACTCCGCCAGCGTCAACGCTCGCTGTCAGAAGATCTGTGATCAGTGGGACGTCCTGGGAGCCCTCACCCAGAGCCGCAAGGAGTCCCTGGAG aggacagagaagcaGCTGGAGTCCATAGATGAGCTTTACCTGGAGTACGCCAAGAGAGCGGCACCTTTCAACAACTGGATGGAGGGAGCCATGGAGGACCTGCAGGACATGTTCATTGTCCACAATATTGAGGAGATTCAGGGTCTGATCACAGCCCACGAGCAGTTCAAGTCCACCCTGTCGGAGGCCAACAAGGAGCGGGAGGCCATCCAGTCCATCCAGGCCGAGGTGCAGAAGATCGCCCAGAGCAACGGCATCAAGCTGAGCGGATCAAACCCCTACACCACCATCACACCTGAGAGCATCGACAGCAAATGGGAAAAG GCGATGGCCATGGTGCCTCTGCGTGACAACGCCCTGCAGGATGAGCTTAACAAGCAGAACTCCAACGACACTCTGAGAGCCACGTTCGCCACTCAGGCCAACACGGTCGGAGCCTACATACAGGAGAAGATGGAG gaaaTTGGCAGGATATCCATTGAAATGAACGGCACTCTGGAGGACCAGCTGACCAATCTGAAGGAGTACCAGAAGAGCATCATGTCTTACATGCCTGAAATCAACAAGCTGGAGGGATTCCACCAGCTCATCCAGGAGGCCCTCATCTTCGACAACCAGTACACGTCCTACACAatggag CACCTCCGTGTGGGCTGGGAACAGCTGCTGACCACTATCGCCAGAACAATCAATGAGGTCGAGAACCAGATCCTGACACGTGACGCCAAGGGCATCAGCCAGGAGCAGCTCTACGAGTACCGCGCCTCCTTCAACCACTTTGACAAG GACCACAGTGGGGCCCTGATGGCTGAGGAGTTCAAGGCCTGTTTGATCAGTCTGGGCTACGATGTGGAGAACGACAAGCAG GGCGATGGCGAGTTTGCTCGGATCATGGGCATAGTGGACCCCAACGGCAGCGGCGCAGTCACCTTCCAGGCCTTCATTGACTTCATGTCCACGGAAACGACAGACACGGACACCGCAGACCAGGTCATCGCCTCCTTCAAGATCCTGGCCGCTGATAAG AACTACATCACGGCCGATGAGCTGAGGAGGGAGCTCCCCCCCGACCAGGCAGAGTACTGCATCAGCCGCATGGCGCCCTACACAGGGCCTGACGCCGTACCCGGAGCCTTGGACTACATGTCCTTCTCCACCGCCCTGTACGGAGAGAGCGACCTCTAG